A single region of the Pseudomonas sp. PDM14 genome encodes:
- the algK gene encoding alginate biosynthesis TPR repeat lipoprotein AlgK, which produces MTVRNRDFRVTPPRGLTTPLLTLALAIGLAGCAGLPDERLAREALKNGDAATAERNFRLLADMGYVDSQVGLADLQAASGSPEDLEKAEQTYRQAMDESPRAKARLGKLLARKPTATPDERREAAELLNQAFAAGEVSSLMPLVMLYLQFPQDFPGMNVQEKISTWRQQGHPQAELAQILFYRTQGNYAQHLGEIERICQNLVAQEAVCYVELATVYQMQGKTDARDQLIEQMMAGYRSGSVPAQRVDAVALVLADAELGKPDENKAKELLEEVAPAYPASWVSLARLLYDYPGLGDAETMMTYLDNGRAAALPRAELLLGRLYYEGKLVPADPQKAEEHLRKAAPSEPTANYFLGQIYLRGYLGDIYPQQALDHLLSAARAGNINADFALGQMFSQGKGIEPDLVNAFVFSQLALPKNTPQASELARTVAQQLTPAQQAQAQQRLRDERQLRGSAWQTEAPLNATLE; this is translated from the coding sequence ATGACCGTGCGCAATCGCGACTTCCGAGTAACGCCGCCCCGCGGCCTGACCACGCCCCTGCTGACACTCGCCCTGGCCATCGGCCTGGCCGGTTGTGCCGGCCTGCCGGACGAGCGCCTCGCCCGCGAGGCGCTCAAGAATGGCGACGCCGCCACCGCCGAGCGCAACTTCCGCCTGCTGGCGGACATGGGCTACGTCGACTCCCAGGTTGGCCTCGCCGACCTGCAGGCCGCCAGTGGTTCCCCGGAAGACCTGGAGAAGGCTGAACAGACCTATCGCCAGGCCATGGACGAATCGCCCCGCGCCAAGGCGCGCCTCGGCAAGCTGCTGGCGCGCAAGCCCACCGCCACCCCGGATGAACGCCGTGAAGCCGCCGAGCTACTCAACCAGGCATTTGCCGCTGGCGAAGTCAGCAGCCTGATGCCCCTGGTGATGCTCTACCTGCAATTCCCACAGGATTTTCCCGGCATGAACGTACAGGAAAAAATTTCCACCTGGCGCCAACAGGGCCATCCGCAGGCCGAGCTGGCGCAGATCCTCTTCTACCGCACCCAGGGCAATTATGCGCAGCACCTGGGCGAGATCGAGCGTATCTGCCAGAACCTGGTCGCCCAGGAAGCGGTGTGCTACGTCGAACTGGCCACCGTCTACCAGATGCAGGGCAAGACCGACGCCCGCGACCAGTTGATCGAGCAGATGATGGCCGGCTATCGCAGCGGCAGCGTGCCGGCGCAACGGGTCGACGCCGTCGCCCTGGTGCTGGCCGATGCCGAGCTGGGCAAGCCGGACGAGAACAAGGCCAAGGAGCTGCTCGAAGAGGTCGCCCCGGCTTACCCGGCGTCCTGGGTCAGCCTGGCACGCCTGCTCTACGACTACCCCGGCCTGGGCGATGCGGAAACCATGATGACCTACCTGGACAACGGCCGCGCCGCTGCCCTACCGCGCGCCGAGCTGCTGCTCGGGCGCCTGTACTACGAAGGCAAGCTGGTGCCGGCCGACCCGCAGAAAGCCGAAGAGCACCTGCGCAAAGCCGCCCCGAGCGAGCCGACCGCCAACTACTTCCTCGGCCAGATCTACCTGCGCGGCTACCTCGGTGACATCTACCCGCAGCAGGCGCTGGATCACCTGCTCAGCGCCGCCCGCGCCGGCAACATCAACGCCGACTTCGCCCTCGGCCAGATGTTCTCCCAGGGCAAGGGCATCGAGCCCGACCTGGTCAACGCCTTCGTGTTCAGCCAGCTTGCGCTGCCGAAAAACACCCCGCAGGCCAGCGAGCTGGCCCGCACCGTGGCCCAGCAGCTGACGCCCGCGCAGCAGGCACAAGCCCAGCAGCGCCTGCGCGATGAACGCCAGCTGCGCGGCAGTGCCTGGCAGACCGAAGCGCCCCTGAATGCGACCCTCGAGTAA
- the algD gene encoding GDP-mannose 6-dehydrogenase, giving the protein MRISIFGLGYVGAVCAGCLSARGHEVVGVDISATKIDLINQGKSPIVEPGLEELLQQGLQTGRLRGTTDVAAAVRDTDVSFICVGTPSKKNGDLELDYIEGVCREIGFAMRDKPGRHTVVVRSTVLPGTAKNVVLPILEDCSGKKAGADFGLAVNPEFLRESTAIKDYDFPPMTVIGEFDTASGDLLASIYEELDAPIIRKDIEVAEMIKYTCNVWHAAKVTFANEIGNIAKAVGVDGREVMDVICQDNKLNLSKYYMKPGFAFGGSCLPKDVRALNYRASSLDVDAPLIGSLMRSNATQVQNAFDMIAGYDKRKVALLGLSFKAGTDDLRESPLVELAEMLIGKGFDLSIYDNNVEYARVYGANKDYIESKIPHVSSLLNSDFDSVIDNADVIVLGNGDKRFADLAENTPEGKQIIDLVGFMSTSSHAGAEGICW; this is encoded by the coding sequence ATGCGAATCAGCATCTTTGGCTTGGGTTATGTAGGTGCGGTCTGTGCAGGTTGCCTGTCGGCGCGTGGCCACGAAGTGGTCGGTGTCGATATCTCCGCAACCAAGATCGACCTGATCAATCAGGGCAAATCGCCAATTGTCGAACCGGGTCTCGAGGAACTCCTGCAGCAGGGTCTGCAGACCGGTCGCTTGCGCGGAACCACCGATGTCGCCGCCGCCGTGCGCGACACCGATGTCTCGTTCATCTGCGTCGGCACGCCAAGCAAGAAGAACGGTGACCTGGAACTGGATTACATCGAAGGCGTGTGCCGCGAGATCGGCTTCGCCATGCGTGACAAACCGGGCCGCCACACCGTGGTGGTGCGCAGCACCGTGCTGCCGGGCACCGCGAAGAACGTGGTCCTGCCGATTCTCGAAGACTGCTCGGGCAAGAAGGCCGGCGCCGACTTCGGCCTGGCGGTGAACCCCGAGTTCCTGCGCGAAAGCACCGCGATCAAGGACTACGACTTCCCGCCGATGACCGTCATCGGCGAGTTCGACACCGCGTCCGGCGACCTGCTGGCCAGCATCTACGAAGAACTCGACGCACCGATCATCCGCAAGGACATCGAAGTCGCCGAGATGATCAAGTACACCTGCAACGTCTGGCACGCGGCCAAGGTCACCTTCGCCAACGAGATCGGCAACATCGCCAAGGCAGTCGGCGTCGACGGCCGCGAAGTGATGGACGTGATCTGCCAGGACAACAAACTCAACCTGTCCAAGTACTACATGAAGCCTGGCTTCGCCTTCGGCGGCTCCTGCCTGCCCAAGGACGTGCGCGCCCTCAACTACCGCGCCAGCTCGCTGGACGTCGACGCGCCGCTGATCGGCTCGCTGATGCGCAGCAATGCCACCCAGGTGCAGAACGCCTTCGACATGATCGCCGGCTACGACAAGCGCAAGGTCGCCCTGCTCGGTCTGAGCTTCAAGGCCGGCACCGATGACCTGCGTGAGAGCCCGCTGGTGGAACTGGCGGAAATGCTCATTGGCAAGGGCTTCGACCTGAGCATCTACGACAACAACGTCGAGTACGCCCGCGTCTATGGCGCCAACAAGGACTACATCGAGTCGAAGATCCCGCACGTCTCCTCGCTGCTCAACAGCGATTTCGACTCGGTGATCGACAACGCCGACGTGATCGTCCTCGGCAATGGCGACAAGCGCTTCGCCGACCTCGCCGAGAACACCCCGGAAGGCAAGCAGATCATCGACCTGGTCGGTTTCATGTCGACCTCCAGCCATGCCGGCGCCGAAGGCATCTGCTGGTAA
- a CDS encoding alginate biosynthesis protein Alg44, whose amino-acid sequence MNTAVNVNVVHESEAQRQHARVKIPSLLRFLAKNRERVELRVLDLSAGGLSFAADKLPIQVGDYYQARLQFQVDGLNLGLDVEFQVRSIEGGRVGCQFHNLKPQDIATLRHLISAHLGGEMINIGGLLNTLQRENFTKPRKQGAGGNGMDFFGRVKAVGFSVALFIIGVAAFAFILQSLYNLYFVTHAQSAQVSVPSMQVTMPREGTVQSLLPPGTDSIEKGAPMASFSATMLEMLKGHLTDDQLSPANVEELFGKQMKGTLTSPCNCKVARQLVADGQFASKGDVIFELVPQDSNATVAASFPYRHLAQARPGTRVHFWVAGEDEPRRGKIVSTSLHEGGLSSDIRTVIQPDTPLTSTLAGQPVEVTIDRGPSLDWMIDKAMAAGL is encoded by the coding sequence ATGAACACAGCCGTCAACGTCAATGTGGTCCACGAGTCGGAAGCCCAGCGTCAGCATGCCCGGGTCAAGATCCCTTCCCTGCTGCGCTTTCTGGCGAAGAACCGCGAACGCGTGGAACTGCGCGTACTCGACCTGTCCGCAGGTGGCCTGAGCTTCGCCGCGGACAAGCTGCCGATCCAGGTCGGCGACTACTACCAGGCCCGCCTGCAGTTCCAGGTCGATGGCCTCAACCTGGGTCTGGACGTCGAGTTCCAGGTGCGCTCCATCGAGGGCGGTCGCGTCGGTTGCCAGTTCCACAACCTCAAGCCACAGGATATCGCCACCCTGCGTCACCTGATTTCCGCGCACCTGGGCGGCGAGATGATCAACATCGGCGGCCTGCTCAACACCCTGCAGCGCGAGAACTTCACCAAGCCGCGCAAACAGGGCGCCGGCGGCAACGGCATGGACTTCTTCGGCCGGGTCAAGGCCGTGGGCTTCAGCGTGGCGCTGTTCATCATCGGCGTCGCCGCCTTCGCCTTCATCCTGCAGTCGCTGTACAACCTGTACTTCGTCACCCACGCCCAGTCGGCCCAGGTCAGCGTGCCGAGCATGCAGGTGACCATGCCGCGCGAGGGCACCGTGCAGAGCCTGCTGCCGCCCGGTACAGACAGCATCGAGAAAGGCGCACCGATGGCCTCCTTCTCCGCGACCATGCTGGAGATGCTCAAGGGCCACCTGACCGACGACCAGCTCAGCCCGGCCAATGTCGAGGAGCTGTTCGGCAAGCAGATGAAGGGCACCCTGACCAGCCCGTGCAACTGCAAGGTCGCACGTCAGCTGGTGGCCGACGGCCAGTTCGCCAGCAAGGGCGACGTGATCTTCGAACTGGTGCCGCAGGACAGCAACGCCACCGTCGCCGCCAGCTTCCCTTACCGCCACCTGGCCCAGGCTCGCCCGGGCACCCGCGTGCACTTCTGGGTCGCCGGTGAAGACGAGCCGCGCCGCGGCAAAATCGTCAGCACCAGCCTGCACGAAGGCGGCCTGTCCTCGGATATCCGCACCGTGATCCAGCCGGACACCCCGCTGACCAGCACCCTCGCCGGCCAACCGGTGGAAGTCACCATCGATCGCGGCCCGTCGCTGGACTGGATGATCGACAAAGCCATGGCGGCCGGGCTCTAA
- the alg8 gene encoding mannuronan synthase encodes MDKLKKGLNEATGWLLYLTLLMLLALALPRTVFDPESKDFLLLIGIVGIWRYSMGALHFVRGCLFLYVVFPLYRRKVQKLGTAADPSHVFLLVTSFRIDALTTAQVYRSVLQEAIDCGYPTTVVCSIVELSDELLVKGLWAQLNPPARVKLDFVRIPGTGKRDGLAYGFRAISRQMPDSDAVVAVIDGDTVLGAGVVRKTVPWFKLFPNVGGLTTNEFCEVRGSYLMSEWHKLRFAQRHLNMCSMALSKRVLTMTGRMSVFRAQVVTNPEFIADVESDHLDHWRLGRFQFLTGDDKSSWYSLMRLGYDTFYVPDAAINTVEHPPEKSFVKASRKLMFRWYGNNLRQNSRALRLGVRRLGAFTSLVLFDQRVSMWTCLLGLAVAIIASIKYSIAFILIYLLWIGITRLILTLLLSVSGHRIGPAYPLILYYNQIVGAMVKIYVFFRLDQQSWTRQNTKLNRDLASFSRWFNTWSSRAMTFSATSVFIATLMALV; translated from the coding sequence ATGGACAAGCTGAAGAAAGGCCTCAACGAGGCCACGGGCTGGCTGCTCTACCTGACGCTCCTGATGTTGCTGGCGCTGGCATTGCCACGGACCGTATTCGACCCCGAATCCAAGGATTTCCTCCTGCTGATCGGCATCGTCGGTATCTGGCGCTATTCCATGGGCGCCCTGCATTTCGTGCGCGGCTGCCTGTTCCTTTACGTGGTGTTCCCGCTCTACCGGCGCAAGGTGCAGAAGCTCGGCACCGCCGCCGACCCCTCGCACGTGTTCCTGCTGGTCACCAGCTTCCGTATCGATGCGCTGACCACCGCCCAGGTGTACCGCTCGGTGCTGCAGGAAGCGATCGACTGCGGCTACCCCACCACCGTGGTCTGCTCGATCGTCGAGCTGTCCGATGAGCTGCTGGTCAAGGGCCTGTGGGCGCAGCTGAATCCGCCGGCGCGGGTCAAGCTGGACTTCGTGCGCATCCCCGGTACCGGCAAGCGCGACGGCCTGGCCTATGGCTTTCGCGCCATCTCGCGGCAGATGCCGGACAGCGATGCGGTCGTCGCGGTAATCGACGGCGACACCGTGCTCGGCGCCGGTGTGGTGCGCAAGACCGTGCCCTGGTTCAAGCTGTTCCCCAACGTCGGCGGCCTGACCACCAACGAATTCTGCGAGGTGCGCGGCAGCTACCTGATGAGCGAATGGCACAAGCTGCGCTTCGCCCAGCGCCATCTCAACATGTGCTCCATGGCCCTGTCCAAGCGCGTGCTGACCATGACCGGGCGCATGTCGGTATTCCGCGCCCAGGTGGTGACCAATCCCGAGTTCATCGCCGACGTGGAAAGCGACCACCTGGACCACTGGCGCCTGGGTCGCTTCCAGTTCCTCACCGGCGACGACAAGTCCAGCTGGTACAGCCTCATGCGCCTGGGCTACGACACCTTCTACGTGCCGGATGCAGCGATCAATACGGTCGAGCACCCGCCGGAGAAGAGCTTCGTCAAGGCCAGCCGCAAACTGATGTTCCGCTGGTACGGCAACAACCTGCGGCAGAACTCGCGAGCATTGCGCCTGGGCGTTCGTCGCCTGGGGGCTTTCACCAGCCTGGTGCTGTTCGACCAGCGCGTTTCGATGTGGACCTGCCTGCTGGGCCTGGCGGTGGCGATCATCGCCAGCATCAAGTACAGCATCGCGTTCATCCTCATCTACCTGCTGTGGATCGGCATCACCCGCCTGATTCTGACCCTGCTGCTCAGCGTCAGCGGCCACCGGATCGGCCCCGCCTATCCGCTGATCCTCTACTACAACCAGATCGTCGGCGCGATGGTGAAGATCTACGTGTTCTTCCGCCTCGACCAACAGTCCTGGACCCGACAAAACACAAAACTCAACCGCGACCTGGCCAGCTTCTCGCGCTGGTTCAACACCTGGTCTTCCCGCGCCATGACCTTTTCTGCCACCAGCGTATTCATCGCCACGCTCATGGCGTTGGTGTGA